The genomic stretch gagccacgggtccctccatgtatactctttggttggtggtttattccctgggagcactgggggaactagttagttcatattgttgttcctcctttggggctacaaaccccttcagctccttgggtactttctccagctcctccattggggaccctgtgtccAATCCATTGGTTCACTATAAGcgtctacttctgtatttgtcaggcactggcagagcctctcaggaaacagctatatcaggcttctgccagcaagcacttgttggcatccacaatagtgtctgagtttggtgattttatatgggatggatcaccaggtggggcagtctctggatggactttccttcagtctctgctccacactttgtctctatatctcctcccatgggtattttgatcccccttctaagaaagatcgaagtatccacacttggtcttccttattcttgaggttcatgtagtctatgaattgtatcttgagtattctaatatccacttatcagtgagttcataccatgcatgttcttttgtgattgggttgcctcactcaggatgatattttctagttccatgcatttgcctaaaaatttcataaatttattgtttttaaaatctgaatagtactccattgtgtaaatgtattccCAACTGAGtaataccaaatggctaagaagcacctaaaaaaaatgttcagcatccttagtcaccaggggaatgcaaatcaaaacaacccctgTATTCtacttcataccagtcagaatggctatcatcaaaaacccaggtgatagcagatgctggcaaggatgtggagaaagaggaacactcctccattgctgatgggattataagctggtacaaccactctagaaatcaatttggcggttcctcagaaaattggacatagtactacctgaggacccagcaatacctctactgtgcatatacccagaagatgtttcaatttgtaatatggacacatggtccactatgttcatagcagtcttatttataatagccagaagctagaaagaacccagatgtccctcaacagaggaatggatacagaaaatgtggtacatttacacaatggNNNNNNNNNNNNNNNNNNNNNNNNNNNNNNNNNNNNNNNNNNNNNNNNNNNNNNNNNNNNNNNNNNNNNNNNNNNNNNNNNNNNNNNNNNNNNNNNNNNNNNNNNNNNNNNNNNNNNNNNNNNNNNNNNNNNNNNNNNNNNNNNNNNNNNNNNNNNNNNNNNNNNNNNNNNNNNNNNNNNNNNNNNNNNNNNNNNNNNNNNNNNNNNNNNNNNNNNNNNNNNNNNNNNNNNNNNNNNNNNNNNNNNNNNNNNNNNNNNNNNNNNNNNNNNNNNNNNNNNNNNNNNNNNNNNNNNNNNNNNNNNNNNNNNNNNNNNNNNNNNNNNNNNNNNNNNNNNNNNNNNNNNNNNNNNNNNNNNNNNNNNNNNNNNNNNNNNNNNNNNNNNNNNNNNNNNNNNNNNNNNNNNNNNNNNNNNNNNNNNNNNNNNNNNNNNNNNNNNNNNNNNNNNNNNNNNNNNNNNNNNNNNNNNNNNNNNNNNNNNNNNNNNNNNNNNNNNNNNNNNNNNNNNNNNNNNNNNNNNNNNNNNNNNNNNNNNNNNNNNNNNNNNNNNNNNNNNNNNNNNNNNNNNNNNNNNNNNNNNNNNNNNNNNNNNNNNNNNNNNNNNNNNNNNNNNNNNNNNNNNNNNNNNNNNNNNNNNNNNNNNNNNNNNNNNNNNNNNNNNNNNNNNNNNNNNNNNNNNNNNNNNNNNNNNNNNNNNNNNNNNNNNNNNNNNNNNNNNNNNNNNNNNNNNNNNNNNNNNNNNNNNNNNNNNNNNNNNNNNNNNNNNNNNNNNNNNNNNNNNNNNNNNNNNNNNNNNNNNNNNNNNNNNNNNNNNNNNNNNNNNNNNNNNNNNNNNNNNNNNNNNNNNNNNNNNNNNNNNNNNNNNNNNNNNNNNNNNNNNNNNNNNNNNNNNNNNNNNNNNNNNNNNNNNNNNNNNNNNNNNNNNNNNNNNNNNNNNNNNNNNNNNNNNNNNNNNNNNNNNNNNNNNNNNNNNNNNNNNNNNNNNNNNNNNNNNNNNNNNNNNNNNNNNNNNNNNNNNNNNNNNNNNNNNNNNNNNNNNNNNNNNNNNNNNNNNNNNNNNNNNNNNNNNNNNNNNNNNNNNNNNNNNNNNNNNNNNNNNNNNNNNNNNNNNNNNNNNNNNNNNNNNNNNNNNNNNNNNNNNNNNNNNNNNNNNNNNNNNNNNNNNNNNNNNNNNNNNNNNNNNNNNNNNNNNNNNNNNNNNNNNNNNNNNNNNNNNNNNNNNNNNNNNNNNNNNNNNNNNNNNNNNNNNNNNNNNNNNNNNNNNNNNNNNNNNNNNNNNNNNNNNNNNNNNNNNNNNNNNNNNNNNNNNNNNNNNNNNNNNNNNNNNNNNNNNNNNNNNNNNNNNNNNNNNNNNNNNNNNNNNNNNNNNNNNNNNNNNNNNNNNNNNNNNNNNNNNNNNNNNNNNNNNNNNNNNNNNNNNNNNNNNNNNNNNNNNNNNNNNNNNNNNNNNNNNNNNNNNNNNNNNNNNNNNNNNNNNNNNNNNNNNNNNNNNNNNNNNNNNNNNNNNNNNNNNNNNNNNNNNNNNNNNNNNNNNNNNNNNNNNNNNNNNNNNNNNNNNNNNNNNNNNNNNNNNNNNNNNNNNNNNNNNNNNNNNNNNNNNNNNNNNNNNNNNNNNNNNNNNNNNNNNNNNNNNNNNNNNNNNNNNNNNNNNNNNNNNNNNNNNNNNNNNNNNNNNNNNNNNNNNNNNNNNNNNNNNNNNNNNNNNNNNNNNNNNNNNNNNNNNNNNNNNNNNNNNNNNNNNNNNNNNNNNNNNNNNNNNNNNNNNNNNNNNNNNNNNNNNNNNNNNNNNNNNNNNNNNNNNNNNNNNNNNNNNNNNNNNNNNNNNNNNNNNNNNNNNNNNNNNNNNNNNNNNNNNNNNNNNNNNNNNNNNNNNNNNNNNNNNNNNNNNNNNNNNNNNNNNNNNNNNNNNNNNNNNNNNNNNNNNNNNNNNNNNNNNNNNNNNNNNNNNNNNNNNNNNNNNNNNNNNNNNNNNNNNNNNNNNNNNNNNNNNNNNNNNNNNNNNNNNNNNNNNNNNNNNNNNNNNNNNNNNNNNNNNNNNNNNNNNNNNNNNNNNNNNNNNNNNNNNNNNNNNNNNNNNNNNNNNNNNNNNNNNNNNNNNNNNNNNNNNNNNNNNNNNNNNNNNNNNNNNNNNNNNNNNNNNNNNNNNNNNNNNNNNNNNNNNNNNNNNNNNNNNNNNNNNNNNNNNNNNNNNNNNNNNNNNNNNNNNNNNNNNNNNNNNNNNNNNNNNNNNNNNNNNNNNNNNNNNNNNNNNNNNNNNNNNNNNNNNNNNNNNNNNNNNNNNNNNNNNNNNNNNNNNNNNNNNNNNNNNNNNNNNNNNNNNNNNNNNNNNNNNNNNNNNNNNNNNNNNNNNNNNNNNNNNNNNNNNNNNNNNNNNNNNNNNNNNNNNNNNNNNNNNNNNNNNNNNNNNNNNNNNNNNNNNNNNNNNNNNNNNNNNNNNNNNNNNNNNNNNNNNNNNNNNNNNNNNNNNNNNNNNNNNNNNNNNNNNNNNNNNNNNNNNNNNNNNNNNNNNNNNNNNNNNNNNNNNNNNNNNNNNNNNNNNNNNNNNNNNNNNNNgagaggagaggagaggagaggagaggagaggagaggagagaagagaagaagaaagttgTCCTTATTTTTTCTTAGTAAACACTGAGTATTTTTGGTTAGATTTTCTTTGAAACTTTTGGTAGCGCTTAGGAGGGAAGAAAGGTAGTTTATCTTGATGTGTCTATGTCAAGTGATCTGCCATGTGcttaaatgcaaaaacaaaattgTACAAATGAAATGTGGGATTATATAAAGACTTTATTTGGAGGCTAATGTTTTTTATGCTCTTTGAGACTTCATAAGAGGTGACTTGTCTTCATGTGCTTTGAATAAAATAGATGCCATGAAGTCCATGCCACACGCACAGAATATGATCTCAGACCCTAGTCAGTACCTCCTGCAGCCAAGTAACAAGGATAAGAAGAACTGTTGCCCATTGGCTCCACCATGATCCTATAAAACATTCTTCTAgtttttagagaaaataattGGGGCTCTTTGACCACTACATAAATTGAAATTTACAGGTCTGTGTTTTGACTGGAGTCAAATCAAGAGCATACTACTGAACCCAGCCAGTTAGTATGTTTTTCATGGTTGCTGATTAACCAATACACACATTAAGATATTAAGATATTAAGCATTGTTGTCACACAGTAAATGGCTTTTCTAAATCATGTTAAAGACAGATTTTCTGCTATATAACCTCTACTTAATTCTTATGAAGTCAATATGCTTTCATATGTAGGGTTACAAAGTGACTCTGAAGATACACTGGATTTATTCTTTGAGTTCTGAGACAGGAAAAttacattctagaaaaaaaagaaaacatatcaaGTGTCAGACTTTACTCAGATTTAACTGAATAATGTGAAGCTATTTACCTCCAGCTACAGATAAATAGATACAGttataaatataatttccttCCAAGTTTTACATAGGCTTCATCTTCATTGAAAGACGAGAACAGTTGTCTACTAACTTCCCAAAACTATTTCATGTTCATCACATTGTATTCATTCACAATGTATAATAAGACTTAGGCTGATGAAAAGTTTTCAGTTGAGTTAAGCTCTGTGTGACTTGATTTAACATATCCTTAGTATCTTTGAGGTAAGGAAGATTTTTAAGATCTCAAAGTGGGCTAAACACATTCAGTGTGCAACAAGCCATTGCCAGGTTAAGACTGTTAGAGAATAGTTACTCTTAGAGAAATTTTCCTGAGTAGAAGGGAGGCAGCTATGTTCTAGTTTGAGTGAGCAGTATAGTCAGGAATCCCTGACTATAGGCAAACTCAATGTAATGCCAAGAGATACATTTAACTTTCTCAAACTTATGATTGTTTAtttgggggggaaaaaagaaccAAGATATATGTGATATACAACTATTTCTTGTCCAGGTATTCCTTATCATCTAtacttctgtctcctctctccaatATCTACTAAGGACCctccccattaaaaaaaaaccaaaccacgtGGTATACATTTCACGATGGCTGATTATTCTGTCTGATATTCTTAGTGGCATTGACTAATATATCCCAGAGGAACACCAGGGAATATTCAAGCGGCCTCTAGCATACTTACCCCAGAAAAAGCAGAGCAGCTCTGTTTCCACCACAGCGTGGCAGTGAGGACAGCCAGGCTAAACTCCAACACAGTGCTGATTAGCATCAGTGAAAAGACTCCCTAAATTCAGGAGAAGAAAGGTCGATGTGACTGAGTCAGCTGAAGCCCTCATACCTGGGTGGGAGGTGACTGTAGAGATGAAACCATCTCCACCATCAGAAAGGGGAAAGGATCTTCCCAAACCTACAAACGGGCTAACGTTGTTGCCTTGTCCCTTCATTGCTTGGAGGAAGTGGGTGAAGATGACAAACTAAATCAACAAAGCCTTTTTCTGCCATTTCTCACCCTTCTTGGACATGGATTCTGACTACACTGTTCACTcaatgaggaagcagagaggagtaGTGACCCCAGGTCAGAGTCAACAGTTCCTGCTCTTGGCTCTCTTGATTAGTGTGGGGCTGGGCAAGTCTTTGATTTTCTAGCTTCTGTATGCTCTCTTATCTCACCTGTGTAGTATTTCCTCTGCAGAGACTTGTGAGGGTTAGTGAGATTCTGACCATGCAAGCAAACTCTGTAAAAGTCGGCATTGATAGAACCTTCTTCCTTAggatggatttgtgtgtgtgtgtgtgtgtgtgtgtgtgtgtgtgtgtgtgtgatggtgaaAAGGCAGAAAAGCAATCAAGTTTCTAAGTCTGTGACATcaaaaatcaactcaaagaaGGATCTAAGTGAAGAACGCATATCCCGTGACTCTGTCCCAAGGTCTTCATGAAGGTCGCTTGATAGGAAGGGAGATGAGTGTCACACTGTAAACTCTTCATTTatctgcgcacacacacaggtagaaaAGAGACGGAGCATGCCTCCAGTACCTAGACACTGTCCCAGGAAATACACTCAAGCCAGTCTCTGACTTACAGTGTGAAACTATCCCATGATGCCATCATTCTTTGTGGTCCACCCAGATTCCTTACCCAATGCTTCTAAAATCAGGCATAGTTATTCCAGATGTTAATTTACTCACATTGTTATgtgtctcttttaaaataaatgcaaacttttttttaattgttgtggtTTTCATAACTAAGGAAAACTCCCTGGGGCCCAGCTCCATAAGGAACTGAGAAAGCCTGGGGTTGAGAACTATTTGTAGCTTGTCCAGCTGTCTCTTGCTCATCTGACTTTTATGGTTACAGGACTATGGATGTGTTTCTGATAAGATGGAGGCTCTCACATCACTGCCAGTtactcttctccatttctctgtatttctttttctcctcatttAACAATCCCATCTCTTTGTGTTGTAATGAAAGCAGTCTTGAGCTCACCTCCACACGGGCTTGGTGCTCCTTGCTACTGTGATTACTGGAGGGAGTAGATGCCCTGACTTCCCCCTGCCCCCGCACTTCCCACGCTGTTTCTCAACTTGTGGCTGAGGTTTGCTTGGTTCACTTCATGcctgtaccacatacatgcaccatGGTTCATGCATTTCCTgatcatctgttttcttttattttgttttttctggtaTGCTTGCCTCTCTTCACTCACTACCCCATAAAGTAAGACTCTTGGTTTGACAACCTCATCCTTTATGCCTCTAAAACTGCATCCTTTATTCCTCTAATACCTTCTTAAGTCTTAGAAAATAGGGGTGGTCTTTATAGTTTTATCATCTACTTAATTTGGTAATTTCCCTCAATATTTTGCTATTACTACACGACCCAATCTGTGTAGAATTTTAACAATATGTTcattcttgcctctgtcttccatgaCTCTGGCTTTATCCTAAATGTACAAGCAAgagttagaataaaaataaaaatttccatgaAAATGCCACAATGAAACCAATTACTTTATATGttagttttaaaaactaataaattaaaaacaaaaacaacaacaacaacaacaaaagaatgaacaGAGTTTTGAATCAGGGAACAGAAGAAGTGTGCTGtcaaaaacatctttaaaacctggaacatttccttttgaaatacTTACAGTCAGAGCAGCTTTGGCCATGAAGCAGCTGTTTGATGGCTCAGGGCGAAAGTAATGATAAGGGTCTTGGGTTGTGTCTAGTTGTGTGAAAGCCAGATTACATTGCTGCAAGGCAGGCTCTAAAGCAGCCAAACTGACAGAGAGAATAATGATGCCTGTAAGAGCAGAGAGGACACTCAGGATGCTCAGGGCTAGGCTGCTGTGAACCTGGAATGACAACACACATCACATATGCCTCTTATTCACTACACTATAATAGGCCCAGCTGCTTGTCTCTTTCAGGATCTAAACCTACAATAGTTTATTTCTCAATGCCCTCTAGTGTCTGCAAACATATAAACCCAGAAGGTAAATTATGATTGAGTAAGTATGATCCCATGCCAgacagcacttcagaggcagggaagaaaaTATTGTCTATCAGCTTCATCTATGACTACAAGTAGCATCCTGTTAGATAAGCCTGAAAACTCTCCGATAGTGTGTAGCCAAAGGTGGGAGTGCAGAACCCAAATTTTCCCTATCTACCAATACCTTTATTGATACAGTTTGGATCTTGCATGCCTCCCCTACTCCCAAAACATTGTGTGGTGAAGACCTAATTTCCAGGTGGATGCTAGTGTAAAGTGGTAGAAACATTTGCCAGTGTAGCCTGATTGAAGATTTGTCATACCTTGTTTCCCAACATGCTCTGCCTCTCTAGTGGTTCCAAAGGAACAGATTCACACAGTCATGCATGAAGACTTCTTAAAacgtgagcccaaataaacctttcttcttcatAAGTTGATTCATCCCATGTGTTTGTTGCAGAAAAGTAAATCTGACTTATATACTTAGAGACCTCCATGGAACCCCCAGGAACACACAAGAGTGGTAGGTAGAGTAGTCAATACTCCCACCACCTGGCATACAACCTCTCTCTCAAAAGCACATACACCTGAAGATAAATGCGAGGACATGGTTTGTAACATCAACCAGGCCCTGGGGTGTGCATAAGCACATGACTGGCTATGTTAAGGGTAAGGTACAGAAGACTCTATCCTTTGTCAAAAGAGGACAAAGAATAATACAATATGAACACAAAcagtgagaggaagaaagaaagcagtcaaGACTGGGTGAATGTCAAGACACAAGACCAGATATCCCCAGACTTAGTGTTCTCAAGTAGTCAGTTCCTCAGTGACTGTCTGCTGCCACCCTGGATCTCATGCTATACCATTCACAATGTAGGGAGATAAATAAACTGGTCTCAGAagcagctttctttcttccttagtttATCAAATGTGAGAATTGAGCTAAGACTTCCTACAGGTTATAGATATATGTATGAAGGTAACAGAATATACCCAACTGTCATATATTAGAGTGTGATTTGGCCTGATAGGCTACTTTTCTTTTCAGGATTAAATAGATCACTTAGTTCTGATGCTTTGAAACACTAACAAGTCATACTCATTAACTTCTTGATCAATAGTCACAATTGGCATGCTGAAAGTGAGTCCTGACAAAAGTGTCGTAATTCATGTGTTATAGTTTAAATGTGGAAGAAAACTCCTCATGTGAACAACATCTAATCTGTTTTCTTAAGTTCTTCATTTAGTGGGTGAAATTATACAGTAAACTCACAACAGATGTACCTTTTCTATAAGCCTTTTCATTCCACCActgataaaaatttaatattttgtggaagaatttttgttgttttgacaaAGTGTCTCATGTGATCAGCTTGAGggaataatgaaatattttgtctCATGCCATGGATCAGACCATAATCATGGAGAGGTATAGAGGAATTTTTATCCAACAACATAGCTgctttggcaagggatcacatccaaagacctagcTCTGTGTAaactggctggaatgcagacatgtccTCAGTACACACATTTAAAGATAGAATTATTTTGTAGAGTGAAGCagcatatttgaaagtgatgacTAATTGAGaggtagacaaagtgatgaatcagagaaagatttgacagaaagaGTTGGGGAAACCCAGCTCTCATGAGAGCAGCACAAAGAAAGAAtctatttaagagcagtgcaggaagGGAGCATCAGTCACTTGAGACAGTGCACTGAGAGCAGTGAATGGTGTTGAGTTCATTCATGAGTTCATGTAGTTCaatgcaggtcagcagaggcagctgaagacagagaataagaaggagccagattagagcaaattgccaaagttagtttaaggccaagcaaagcaattcagcTAGAAGACAGATTAAATCAGTCAGTTTGCAGAGGAATTTGAGCCAAAACAGCTGAGTTAAActggccagccagagttcagaaagaactagaaaaggtgagcttattcagcagtaagcttcCAAGATGACAATTGTaccaggtgaataaaagttacatttacagagAGGAGTTGGCAAAGCAGAAAAAGATCACATGCTGatgaaagacaaagaggaaaaaaggtttttttttcccccttttgctTCCTTTTAGACCATCTGAATCTTCAGCTTATAAACGGCTCCAGAGGTATGACTACTAATCTCCTAGGTATGCCCTAATGCAATGAAATTGATGATACCAGAGCCTGTTATTTATAgacagcagattttttttcatgagatTCTTGGTCTCTGATTGTTAATATCATATAGGCTTTTGGGCACCAGGGCAGGAAAAACACACTCTGTACGGGGTTACAGAGAATTCAGAGTAAGCTCCTAAGTCTAAGAAATAGCTTCTAACTTTGAATATGGAGAAACTGGCTTAGGATTTTTTGGGGGGAATGGGGGCTTGGAAGTGTTCTTACTAAGTTCCATCTCCATTAGTTGTAGGTTATAGCTCTTGTACTCACCAAAGGCTTAGTCatctttttctctgtgataataGACAGAATTCCAGAGATGGCAAACTGCTCAGGGAAGACAAAAACATTGTCAAGTCATCTTGCAAGTATAGAATAACTGCAGTGTTAGTATCTGGGGCCTATGAAGCACTCCAATGGGAAAAGCTCTGGTAAAAACTGACCGGTGATTTTAGACACATGTAGATGCATAGATGTTCTCCTTGCCCATGTGATACATAGAAAGTTTTTGAGAAAAGATAGATTTGAGCTTGAATCTATACCCTTAAAATTAATGAGCACCTTAAAAGATAGCAATGAGTATTTTTATGGGAAAGAAAATTTTGGGAGTCTAATCTTTGAATAAAAATACAAGATAATAGTTTAGAATGAAAAGTACCAAGAAATTGCAGTTTTGGATCTGTATCTCCATTAATAAAGGAATATCATTTACTTGGTGGCATACATTAAACCACATTTAAATATCTGAGCAAATCCCATGCTGAGTAATGTTTTTCAAGTGCTGTCATACTCAGTGTGCtagtattttgatgaagaattttgaaattacattcttgagaatttcacctgtaatttccttttcttgtaaTACCTTTGTTTGGCTTTTGTGCAAGAATAAGACTAGCTTGAAATGGCTTCTGAAGTGTATCCTTCAAATTTTTTAAGAGTTTGAAAATAATATCTACttgttccttaaagaaaaaacaggatCCAATTTGTTAACTGCAGAGCAAGATCTGAAAACCAGCTCTTATCTGGACACCAGGTGAATGAGAACAAAAGGCAGGAGGGCTAGATGGTGTGAACTCTTTCTTAAACACTGTTCAGAAAGTCAAGCAAAATATGTTCTCAGACTCAGTAGATTTAAGAAAGTTAAGTAATAGAACGTTTCtgaagatgaattttaaaatgcaagacCATCTGATGTTTCAGTCTCCAGAATTTATCAATGTGCCCATACACATAATTCCTTTTCTTGGTGATGTTGAGGGTTAAATCCAGCCCCTCATACATACTACTCCAGTGGTCTACTGTtgagcttctgcatcagctctaaGTGTGTGTTCTTAAAGTTAAACTAAAAGTAACTCAATGACTTTTCCCATGGGAACAATGCTGATTGACATGAGAAGACCacagaatgaaaaggaagaaaacttgaAGAATAAAGACAACACCACAACTCCATGCAGAGGGTTACTTCAGCAGTGAAATGGTGTTGACAGCATGAATCTTTCACATGATCTGACAGAATGGCACTTCCCCTCTCTCATCTCCTATTCATTCATTATCCTGGCCTCAATTAGATCTGCAAACAGTCCACAAAATGTTGGCCAACGACTATCAAAGTCATCAAGTAAAGTCACCATAAGGAAAACATAAGAGGTTTAGATGAGGAAGTCAGGAGAAAACCAAGAAGGGACAACAACTAAGGGTTCTAGAATGGACCCTgggacaaaggaagaatattCATGGACAATGGATGAAGTCAATGTATTGGCCTCACTAACGCAGAAATCATTGACACAACAGATCTGTGGATGaatcaaaggaagaaatgtaggaaggaaaaaaaacctgtaaCTGAGCTGTAATAATCAGATGGGAAGCCACAGTGACATGAAAACTCAATTCTGAGTGAAATTCATCTACATCAGTCTACAGGAGAGCCATCCTCTGAGAAAAGGACCTTCATGACCTCCTCACCCCAAACATGAAGCAGGCTCAGAGGAATATCCAGTCTATCACCCTGA from Mus caroli chromosome 19, CAROLI_EIJ_v1.1, whole genome shotgun sequence encodes the following:
- the LOC110285368 gene encoding membrane-spanning 4-domains subfamily A member 6D, giving the protein MIPQVVTSETVTVISPNGISIPQTDKPQPSHQSQDSLKKHLKSEIKVMAAIQIMCAVMVLALGIILASVPSNVHFTSVFSVLLESGYPFVGALFFAISGILSIITEKKMTKPLVHSSLALSILSVLSALTGIIILSVSLAALEPALQQCNLAFTQLDTTQDPYHYFRPEPSNSCFMAKAALTGVFSLMLISTVLEFSLAVLTATLWWKQSCSAFSGNVIFLSQNSKNKSSVSSESLCNPTYESILTS